The genomic DNA aggactagGAATTGGGGCATATTAACTGttggacttccgttagctgcgTTTTTGTAGTAGTcatctttgtaatagaattttggattagtaaattgtattttatattagttttgatttagaattaatggTCCGGATGTGCGGGCTGTTACATTATTGGTTGACACAATTGGAGGATTTACATTACAATCTATAAACCATGTCATACTTCTGACTTTGCCACTCAATCTCCTCAATATTATATCAGAAAATGTGGGTCTTAGCTTTTACAGTTAACTGTTCAGACTTCAGAGCATGCACTTAAGTATACAGTTAACTCTAGTAAAAAACAACTTGTTCAATTTTATATAGTTTTTTAAGGACGTTACTCTCATCTGTATTCACTCAAAAAATAGTAATTTTTTTAGAGTAATATAAAAAATAGAGAAAAATGGGCCTGAGGATCGCCTCAGGAACTCCCCTGGGGTTATACAGTgcattcatatatttttaatggCAATTTTGTAAATAACAATATTTTATTCTGATTTTACAATTTTACCCTCGTGCATTTATATGAGAAAATATTATAACTTCATGCTACTACTCCTGAGGTCATCCTCACGTACATATCTACACTGCTAATATCCATTACTTTCTTATACACTcaatttatatattaaataataatcgGTCATATCATTTTACctactttttttaaaaaaaaaattattatttaattacgTTTTACATTCTTTTTTAGTTGTCAAGTTTGACTTTGATATAATTAAATTGACAAAAGTTTGATCGATATttgtaaatatttataatttaaaaaataaaaaaattacatcatTCAAAAGTACATTTGATctactttaatatttaattttcatttttttaaataatataagagtaatgTATAACGTTTAATCGAAAATTGAATAATTTAATTTCATAAGTAAATGTGACAACTAAGAACAAACgaagaaaatatattttttcttAACTTTCATGCCACACCTAATATGTAACTATGTATCCTAATTAACGGGACAGAGAAAGTAACATATCTATCTTCTAATTTTGTCATCATAACTATTTTTTTCATATCATAAGGAACATATCTATCTTCTAACTTCGTCATCATGACTATTTTTTTCAATTTATAATTAATCACAGACGTACATACCCTCAAGACTCTTAATTACCCCCGCGTTATAACGAGTCAAATCATTATTTGATCTAGAAGaattagtatttatttatttaaagtTGCATCATCATCTTGTACATGCGCGCGGTAGGTAAGTTCTTGAAAACTATAAATAAAACCACAAAGTCTATGCGTTTGAGTAGCGATTTCAACAAATCTCTTGTTTGTTTTCGCTTTCTCCTCCTAACAAAATTACTCCCATTTCCCTACCTACTTTCATCCCTACTCCTACCCACTATTTTCATTATCAGGTCAGTTTCTTCCATGCAACGTATTTCGAGTCTACGATATGATATGCTATAACATACGTTTACGTTTGTTCTGTCTGTTTATATATCTTAGTTTGAGTTTGCAGGGCTATATTACACATAGACGAGATCAGTTAAGTGTAGACCAACATGAAGATCATTGTACGAGATTCGACGATGGTGGGGCCAGCGCAGGAGACGCCACGTCGGAGTTTATGGAACGCCAACGTGGACCTGGTGGTGCCGAATTTTCACACGCCCAGTGTGTATTTTTACAGGCCTACGGGATCGACTAATTTTTTCGATGCGAAAGTATTGAAGGACGCGCTGAGCTACGCCTTGGTGCCGTTCTATCCGATGGCTGGGAGGTTAAAGAAGGACGAGGACGGGCGCGTGGAGATTGACTGTCAAGGACAAGGTGTGCTTTTCGTCGAGGCGGAATCCGACGGAGTTATCGATGAGTTCGGAGACTTCGCGCCCACGTTGGAGCTTCGGAAACTTATTCCGGCTGTTGATTATTCTCTTGGAATAGACTCCTACTCTCTTTTGGTATTGCAGGTAAATTCTCTTTCAAGAACACAGATGTTAATTCATTAATAAAAAGTCACACGTCATCTAGACCAACCAAATCGAGTCGAACAAACCGTAAATTGTAATCGGCTGTTCTGGTGAAAAAACACTTAACCGATATTTTGAAATGATATATATACAAATACAAGTACCCACTTCATGCATTTTCGTTGAATTATTTTGCAGTTTGCATAATTTTATACGGCATAATTAACATTTGGCTTGATCGTTATTCCTCCAGTTTTAACTTATCCAGTTCAAATTGATTAAATTTTGACCTTAAAAGTTAAAAAAAGACAATTGTCAGGGTTAGGGTTAAGCATAGAGTAATATTATTACATTTTTTGGTGAATTTAACATGACAGATATATGTCATTTTTCTCGATAACAAGAGGTCGAATGATAAATAAGTTGTTATTTATTTCTATATCCAGTAATAGTAAGACAAAGTCAAATAATTGGTGTTATATCTTAAATTCTAAGCCACAAGTCCCATTATTGAACAGGTTTTTAGGTAGTTAGTTGTGTGTTTTTGTTCTTGTCTGTTGAGAATTACACACTTTGATTTATTTCATTATATAAGGCATCTTTGTGTTTAGACTTCATATTCTTTGACAATTTGATATTAGTACAGTTTGCAAATATCTGGCCTGTTTTTCTGAAAAGTCCTTTGGTCAAATTCTTAATCTTTTGGCAGTCAAACATACAATAAGTACAGCCAGTAAAAGGTTCCTTTCTGTGAATAGATTTAATTTATAAATcattcaaaaaataataattgTTAAGTAACCCGTCGCTCTAAAACATAAGTTGTCGTAGAAAGTTCCAACATGATTTTATATCATGTTAAGTAATCGGTCACTCTAAAACATTAAAGTGTCGGAGGAATAAGTTGTCATAGGAAGTACCTAACTCTAAAACATTAAAGTGTCGGAGGAATAAGTTGTCATAGGAAGTTCCTAACAAGATCTTATACATGTTAAGTAATCGGTCACTCTAAAATATTAAAGTGTCGGAAAAATAAGTTAGGAAGTTCCTAACAGGATCTTATATCATGTTAAGTAATCGGTCATTCTAAAACATTACAGTGTCGGAGGAAGGCCCAACAAGATCTTTAATCacttaataattataaatatgatTTATAATTGGACTAATTCTTTGATCATGTTTCCATTAGATCATATTTAAATATCTCTGTAAGATGGGTGAGGGGTTTGGTTGGTTTCAAGTGGGTTTGGTTCAACCACTATGAATTGTAAGAAAACTGTTGTGTAGTCAATATTAGGAGACATGATCTCACCAGTAATTTCCCATTTTCTGGTGAATTGAGCAGGTGACTTACTTTAAATGTGGTGGAGTTTCACTTGGAGTTGGTATGCAACATCATGCTGCAGATGGTGCTTCTGGTCTCCATTTCATTAACACATGGTCCGATATGGCTCGGGGACTTGACCTGACCATCCCGCCTTTCATTGATCGCACCCTCCTCAGAGCTCGTGACCCTCCTAAGCCGGCTTTCCAACACGTTGAATACCAACCCCCTCCGTCCATGAAAACGAATCCTGATGTTGTTCCTGAAACAGCTGTTTCGATTTTTAAGTTAACTCGAGACCAGCTCAATATCCTTAAGGCCAAGTCTAAGGAAGAAGGCAATACCATTGCGTATAGCTCCTATGAAATGTTGGCTGGACACGTGTGGCGATCAGTGTGTAAAGCCCGCGGActtccagaagatcaggagagCAAGTTGTTTATTGCAACTGATGGGAGAGCCAGGCTCCGTCCTGCACTTCCTCCAGGCTACTTTGGGAATGTTATATTCACTGCTACGCCTATAGCAGTAGCAGGAGATCTCGTATCAAAGCCTACTTGGTATAGTGCTAGTAAGATCCACGATGCATTAGTGAGAATGGACAACGAGTACTTGAGATCTGCCCTTGATTACTTGGAATTACAGCCTGATCTTAAGGCTCTTGTCCGAGGAGCACACAGTTTTAGGTGTCCGAATCTTGGGATCACCAGTTGGGCAAGGCTGCCTATCCACGACGCTGACTTTGGTTGGGGAAGACCGATATTTATGGGACCTGGCGGAATTGCATATGAAGGACTGAGCTTCGTGTTGCCTAGCCCTTCTAATGATGGCAGCTTATCTGTTGCGATTTCTCTGCAAGCAGAACACATGAAACTCTTTAGCAAGTTCTTATATGACATTTGAAGATAAGCACCGCCAAAATTTGTGTTgtgcttcttttcttttctttatgtTGATATATGTGTCTGTTTCCGGATCAAGATTATAGTAGCAAGAAGCTTTTGTCCATGTATGCAATATGGATACAGTTTAATTTCTAATAACACTGTGTTATTCTGATAAGTTCCAGCTTTGGTACATTTATTCGAATTACTAATTTTTGTTTCTGTGGGGGTACGTGTCCCCGTTGGCCCCTACATGAATCTGCCCTTATTCAAAGCCCTTATCAGAGCTTAATCACATAACACGATGAACACAGATGCATCAAAATCCATACTCATCTTTACTAGGACTCCGCCCTTGTTCAAAGCCCTTATCAGAGCTTAATCACATAACATGATGAACGCAGATGCATCAAAATTCACTACTCATCTTTACTAGGACACCCGGAGAGAAGGGTACCAGCAGTTTAAACTGGTAGTTATAAATGATTATAAAATCCAAAATGAGTTCTCGAGATGTCGGTTTTTCCAGATACAGAAGCTATTAACATATAAAACCAAATTTGACCTACATGTTTTTCTCTAAAGATCTACTGAATCAATTTCCTACAGCTGGATTCTGGCAATATCAGTGTTACAGAGAGCAAACAGCTTGCACTTGAAACCTGTGTCATCTTAACCCTTTCCTTCAACCTTATTCCTTAACAAGTTCGAGATTTCACAGTTGATCAAATAATTTAAAACGGAATTCTGAAAAAGATTTGTGGATCATTAACATTATGTAAACCAAATTAAACCAACAATACACCAAATTAAACATATATGATATGGGCATGATTCAGGTGAAAACATTTTTGATGTGAGAATAGTCGGAACAATTGTTATGCACTCTTCTAAAAGTGCAGAACAACTATTCAGTATATTCTTCATATTTTTAATGTTTTAATGTTGCATTATTGTTCTGCTGCAGAACAATAGTGTTCTCGCAGGCTAATATTTGTTCTTACTAGAGCGCGACTCTATATGTTATATGATGTTATATCAAATATCCCACTCTCTGAATGAGTGTCTAGGGAAATTAAACTGTACAAAGAGTACTTTTTGCGATTCATTTTTTTACAACTCCCATAATTTTTATGATACGTTTGCTATTAATCTGACATATAAGTCCCTAGCAGTGTACTTGCCACAAAATTCAGTCTGTCTTAATTGCTAATCAGTcattacctgcagtggaagatGATATACCAACTGATGAGGTAAACGTTGCAGTGGTGTCCCCAGTTAAGTATCTCTTGAGGCGATCCAAGTCATCAGCAGCAGCAAGCATTGTTGGTCTTTCCGAGGGAGAATACTGCGTACAGAGAATACCCAGCTCAACCAATTTCCTTATCACAATTACCCACATACTTTTTGCATCAGGTGGCTGATCACACAGAGCTCTCACCAGTGAAGAGTATATTAAATTCTCCAACTTATGAGGATAGTAACTCTTGACCCATTTTCTCAGGCTTAATCCTCCAACAAACATTACATCTGTTGGTCTCTTTCTTGTCACCATTTCCAGGACTAGGATTCCAAAGCTGTATACATCTCCTTGCGTGGACGTATTTGATCCAAACCCATACTCTGTATCAGAAAATAACATTGACGATAGATAAAAGATTGGGATTACTACTTATACACTAGTAAATAAAGTAAATCTTGCTCGATATAGCCAGTACTCATTTTTAAAACAATAAAGTTAATTATTATGAAAATCACACTCAATTTCGTACTTATGACTTGTATGAGGTTCACAATGGATAAATGGGAACTCAAATTCATGATTCTGGTGTTTAGTTATGTCATGTGCATTTACTGTTATAAGTTTAGAACCCACAGACACAACCAATTCTATTCCTGAGCGtttatttgataattttttctCTTATTCAGCACTGGAGAGTGGAGATGCGCAGGCAAGAGATATTTATTTACCTGGTGCAATGTAGCCTATAGTTCCTGATAATATGTTTGTTGTTGAGCTTCCCGTATTTTCTGTAACCACCGCATTTTCCCCTCCAACTGCCGTCACCAATCTTGCAATGCCAAAATCAGAGATCAGAGCTGTCAAGTCATCATCAAGGAGAATATTGCTTGGTTTCAAGTCACAATGTATGACTGTTACTGGGGAATGGTGATGCAGGTAAGCCATCCCTTCAGCAATATCACTGCAAATGTTAACGATTTGAATGAGTTTCTCTGAAGAATCAGAATGTAGGTTCATGCCTAGTTGTGGGTAGAGATGACTGTCCAAACTTCCATTTTAAGGAAGAACAAGGGCCTTGAGA from Apium graveolens cultivar Ventura chromosome 5, ASM990537v1, whole genome shotgun sequence includes the following:
- the LOC141661964 gene encoding shikimate O-hydroxycinnamoyltransferase produces the protein MKIIVRDSTMVGPAQETPRRSLWNANVDLVVPNFHTPSVYFYRPTGSTNFFDAKVLKDALSYALVPFYPMAGRLKKDEDGRVEIDCQGQGVLFVEAESDGVIDEFGDFAPTLELRKLIPAVDYSLGIDSYSLLVLQVTYFKCGGVSLGVGMQHHAADGASGLHFINTWSDMARGLDLTIPPFIDRTLLRARDPPKPAFQHVEYQPPPSMKTNPDVVPETAVSIFKLTRDQLNILKAKSKEEGNTIAYSSYEMLAGHVWRSVCKARGLPEDQESKLFIATDGRARLRPALPPGYFGNVIFTATPIAVAGDLVSKPTWYSASKIHDALVRMDNEYLRSALDYLELQPDLKALVRGAHSFRCPNLGITSWARLPIHDADFGWGRPIFMGPGGIAYEGLSFVLPSPSNDGSLSVAISLQAEHMKLFSKFLYDI